The segment ACAGTAGGGTTCACCCTCACGGTTGGGATCGGCTTTGAAGACTTGATTTGTTTCCCAAGCCTGTTGCCATTTGGCTTCCGTCTCAACGGGATTGTATTGCTTTGAAAGTTCAGCCGTAGTCGCAGGAGTTGTTGCCGTCATGGGAGCCTTAGTGGAGTACCGTGTGAATCACCTAAACGTTATTTAAAATTTTGCCACGCGCATCGTCCGTGGCGACAAGCCCACATCCAATCGTGCTGATGGGAATGGGGCTTGTTTTGCCATCTTATCAAAGGATAGATCAACGAAATCCCTGAGCATTCCGTTACTGGGTTTGTCACCATTGAGGCGACTGAACCGTGAACCCTTACACCTTAAGAGTCGCAACTTACTGAGGATTGTTGTTATCCGGTTCGGGGGATTGGGGGACAGGTTGGGACGCAGATGCACCAAGCTGAGATGCGCGGTAGAAAGTTTCTAGACTATGGCGATCGCCTACAAACCGCCAATGCCAAGGTTCGTAGTTCACGCCTTGGGGATTGTTGCGCGGGAAGGACATTTCAAAGCTGTAGTAAGCTGCATTCTCCTGGAGCCACTTAAATGCCGCTGTTTGCTCAAACTCCTCGACCAAGCCCAGATCGGGGCGATCGCCATCTTCAATATCAACCGCATATCCCGTGTGGTGTTCGCTGTAACCCGGAGGCGCACTCACTTCCGCCCGTTTTACGGGAAGTTCTCCTTTCTCAGCCGTGACCTCAAAGAATAGATACTCCTGATCCTCAATGCTGCGAAATCCGGAGACCGGAACCAGATAAACCCCGTCGTACTCCGCATCCGCCACCATCGCGTTAAATTTCTCTGCAGCCGCATCCCGTAACATAATGCTGCCATCCGCCACAA is part of the Synechococcales cyanobacterium T60_A2020_003 genome and harbors:
- a CDS encoding M15 family metallopeptidase, translating into MDGTLLGHLPYEVAPPDTLVPIVADGSIMLRDAAAEKFNAMVADAEYDGVYLVPVSGFRSIEDQEYLFFEVTAEKGELPVKRAEVSAPPGYSEHHTGYAVDIEDGDRPDLGLVEEFEQTAAFKWLQENAAYYSFEMSFPRNNPQGVNYEPWHWRFVGDRHSLETFYRASQLGASASQPVPQSPEPDNNNPQ